The following proteins come from a genomic window of Carassius auratus strain Wakin chromosome 18, ASM336829v1, whole genome shotgun sequence:
- the fam107b gene encoding protein FAM107B isoform X2 → MAEPDYMDGDSDELIKPKKLLNPVKSSRNHQDLHRELLMNQKRGLAPQNKPELQKVMEKRKRDQVLKAQKEEQEAHKKRSDLEIELMKRRETLEQLELEQHKNEEEQENTPEFVKMKSNLRRTKQEVDGQERAT, encoded by the exons ATGGCAGAGCCAGACTATATGGACGGTGATAGCGATGAACTCATCAAGCCCAAGAAACTCCTCAACCCAGTGAAGTCCTCCAGAAATCACCAGGACCTACACAGAGAGCTCCTTATGAACCAGAAAAG GGGCCTTGCACCGCAGAATAAACCAGAACTCCAGAAAGtgatggagaagaggaagagagaccAGGTGTTGAAGGCTCAGAAAGAGGAGCAGGAGGCGCACAAGAAAAGGTCAGACCTTGAGATCGAGCTCATGAAGAGACGAGAAACCCTCGAGCAG CTGGAATTGGAGCAACATAAAAACGAAGAGGAGCAAGAAAACACCCCAGAGTTTGTCAAAATGAAAAGCAATCTGAGAAGAACCAAACAGGAAGTGGATGGGCAGGAGCGTGCCACCTAA
- the fam107b gene encoding protein FAM107B isoform X1, whose product MTTMFRYPVFPVLPGLDQTDIPEGLSRARSIMAEPDYMDGDSDELIKPKKLLNPVKSSRNHQDLHRELLMNQKRGLAPQNKPELQKVMEKRKRDQVLKAQKEEQEAHKKRSDLEIELMKRRETLEQLELEQHKNEEEQENTPEFVKMKSNLRRTKQEVDGQERAT is encoded by the exons ATGACTACCATGTTCAGATACCCCGTGTTTCCAGTCCTTCCAG GTCTGGACCAGACAGATATACCAGAGGGATTGTCCCGTGCGCGGAGCATTATGGCAGAGCCAGACTATATGGACGGTGATAGCGATGAACTCATCAAGCCCAAGAAACTCCTCAACCCAGTGAAGTCCTCCAGAAATCACCAGGACCTACACAGAGAGCTCCTTATGAACCAGAAAAG GGGCCTTGCACCGCAGAATAAACCAGAACTCCAGAAAGtgatggagaagaggaagagagaccAGGTGTTGAAGGCTCAGAAAGAGGAGCAGGAGGCGCACAAGAAAAGGTCAGACCTTGAGATCGAGCTCATGAAGAGACGAGAAACCCTCGAGCAG CTGGAATTGGAGCAACATAAAAACGAAGAGGAGCAAGAAAACACCCCAGAGTTTGTCAAAATGAAAAGCAATCTGAGAAGAACCAAACAGGAAGTGGATGGGCAGGAGCGTGCCACCTAA